The Caviibacter abscessus genome window below encodes:
- a CDS encoding co-chaperone GroES family protein — MRIKPLGNRVLVKTIKEISKTKSGIILSDSSTKQDIFTAKVIEVSDEVSNILKDDVVIFSKFKGENIRVDEEDYIIIEVKDILAKEKSNE; from the coding sequence ATGAGAATTAAACCATTAGGAAATAGAGTACTTGTAAAAACAATAAAAGAAATTTCTAAAACAAAAAGTGGCATAATATTATCGGACTCGTCGACAAAACAAGATATTTTTACAGCAAAAGTTATTGAAGTTTCTGATGAAGTGTCAAATATATTAAAAGATGATGTGGTAATTTTTTCAAAATTTAAAGGAGAAAACATAAGAGTTGATGAAGAAGATTATATAATAATTGAAGTAAAAGATATTTTGGCAAAGGAGAAATCTAATGAGTAA
- the fni gene encoding type 2 isopentenyl-diphosphate Delta-isomerase, with translation MRKDQHIEFSLIQDNKNNCLDKIRLKYYSLPNINIEDVDISTSFCGIKQKLPFYINAMTGGSEKANLINKRLELICKKLSIFMFSGSYTPALNNDNYYYPKNMGVNIGADKSFESMQIAINKTNAKILQIHINPIQEFMMKNGDINFSNWENNIKKALENITIPIILKETGFGMGEHSFEKALELGIKTIDISGKGGTNFAYIEDKRINKDRSYLYELGYSTKDSLIYSRKYQDKLEILASGGITNPIDIVKCLALGAKSVGIAGHILKLIDKYTDNEIIDVLEQWIYEIKAIMAITNSKNIEELKDKWEEI, from the coding sequence ATGAGAAAAGACCAACACATAGAATTTTCTTTGATACAGGACAATAAAAATAATTGTCTTGATAAAATTAGACTTAAATATTATAGTTTACCAAATATAAATATAGAAGATGTAGATATATCAACAAGTTTTTGTGGTATAAAACAAAAACTTCCTTTTTATATTAACGCAATGACTGGAGGAAGTGAAAAAGCAAACCTTATTAATAAAAGATTGGAATTAATATGTAAGAAATTATCAATATTTATGTTTTCAGGTTCATATACTCCAGCCTTAAATAATGATAATTATTATTATCCTAAAAATATGGGTGTTAATATTGGTGCTGATAAAAGCTTTGAAAGTATGCAAATCGCAATAAATAAGACTAACGCAAAAATATTACAAATACATATAAACCCAATACAAGAATTTATGATGAAAAATGGTGATATAAATTTTTCAAATTGGGAAAATAATATAAAAAAAGCTTTAGAAAATATAACTATACCAATAATCCTTAAAGAAACGGGATTTGGTATGGGAGAACATAGTTTTGAAAAAGCTTTAGAACTTGGTATAAAAACAATTGATATAAGTGGAAAAGGTGGAACTAATTTTGCATATATTGAGGATAAAAGAATAAATAAAGATAGATCATATCTTTATGAACTTGGTTATAGCACAAAAGATAGTTTAATTTATTCAAGGAAATATCAAGATAAGCTGGAAATTTTGGCAAGTGGCGGAATAACAAATCCAATTGATATAGTAAAATGCCTTGCACTTGGTGCAAAATCTGTTGGAATTGCAGGACATATATTAAAATTAATTGATAAATATACAGATAATGAGATAATAGATGTCTTAGAACAATGGATATATGAAATAAAGGCAATAATGGCAATAACAAATTCAAAAAATATAGAAGAACTTAAGGATAAATGGGAGGAAATATGA
- a CDS encoding mevalonate kinase family protein yields the protein MIVKAPSKLYLAGEYAVLNSGSYAIIASVDKFTYLELIKSDEEKIISNIEDKSNILVYARKVAFDFVKKYDKFTYKYSTDLYVNNIKLGLGSSASITVVTIKAILQYYNFSYTKDDLFLLSVKALNIAGISGSMGDVACICYDDLILYKSINLSTNEYEIKKINLKNNLNINAIWTGIPASTGSQIKNMKQIIDTKEFKIFNEKSNMFTLELFKILETSNTYDLQQCIKNLRDNLKYFESFSNIKIYTDKINDIIKKNKNSKTSGAGLGDFVISLEFGEKDEKRPTHRIFFDTGQ from the coding sequence ATGATAGTTAAAGCTCCATCTAAACTATATTTAGCAGGAGAATATGCAGTTTTAAATTCTGGAAGTTATGCAATAATAGCTTCGGTAGATAAATTTACATATCTTGAACTTATTAAAAGTGATGAAGAAAAAATAATATCTAATATAGAAGATAAAAGTAATATTTTAGTGTATGCAAGAAAAGTTGCATTTGATTTTGTAAAAAAATATGACAAGTTTACATATAAATACAGCACAGATTTATATGTTAATAATATAAAGCTTGGACTTGGTTCATCTGCAAGTATAACAGTTGTAACAATTAAGGCCATATTACAATACTATAATTTTTCATATACAAAAGATGATTTGTTTTTACTTTCAGTTAAAGCACTTAATATAGCAGGAATTTCAGGTTCTATGGGGGATGTAGCCTGTATTTGTTATGATGATTTAATATTGTATAAATCAATTAATTTAAGTACAAATGAATATGAAATAAAAAAGATAAATTTAAAAAATAATTTGAATATAAATGCAATTTGGACAGGAATACCTGCAAGTACAGGTTCTCAAATTAAAAATATGAAACAAATTATAGATACAAAAGAGTTTAAAATATTTAATGAAAAATCAAATATGTTTACACTTGAACTTTTTAAAATTTTAGAAACATCAAATACTTATGATTTACAACAATGTATAAAAAATCTTAGAGATAATTTAAAATATTTTGAATCATTTTCAAATATTAAAATATACACTGATAAAATAAATGATATAATAAAAAAGAATAAAAATAGTAAAACAAGTGGAGCAGGTTTAGGGGACTTTGTTATATCACTTGAATTTGGAGAAAAAGATGAGAAAAGACCAACACATAGAATTTTCTTTGATACAGGACAATAA
- the mvaD gene encoding diphosphomevalonate decarboxylase, which translates to MCCKDMSISYMNIAIVKYWGKKEYNPYLIPLVPSISYRAKNLYTKTKIESSDIDEFYLNDKLQDKVQCKKIFSYIDKIVKNRPKLKVTSYNTMPTAAGLASSASAYSALIQEINKFFNLNLSIEQMAKYASIGSGSAGRSFYELCAFDENGNIYELHTDLNLCMSAIIISKEKKSISSRDAMQHCIDTSPYMNEWVEVGIRSFNDMKKALLDNDFTKIGEIMEYNTMFMHKTMKTANPPFTYLTNESIECIEYIKELRNKGYQIYFTTDAGPNVKVLYLKEDEEKIINKLKEKYKDKVIEC; encoded by the coding sequence ATGTGTTGCAAAGATATGAGCATTTCATATATGAATATAGCAATAGTTAAATATTGGGGTAAAAAGGAATATAATCCATATTTAATACCACTTGTTCCAAGTATTTCATATAGGGCAAAAAATTTATACACTAAAACAAAAATTGAGAGTTCTGATATTGATGAATTTTATTTAAATGATAAACTGCAAGATAAAGTACAATGTAAAAAAATTTTTTCATATATAGACAAAATAGTTAAAAATAGACCAAAGCTTAAAGTTACAAGTTATAACACTATGCCTACAGCAGCAGGACTTGCTTCAAGTGCATCTGCATATAGTGCATTAATTCAAGAAATAAATAAGTTTTTTAATTTAAATTTAAGTATAGAACAAATGGCAAAATATGCCAGTATAGGTTCTGGTTCAGCAGGAAGAAGTTTTTATGAATTATGTGCTTTTGATGAAAATGGTAATATTTATGAATTACATACAGATTTAAATTTATGTATGTCTGCTATTATAATTTCAAAGGAAAAGAAGAGCATTAGTAGTAGAGATGCTATGCAACATTGTATAGATACTTCACCATATATGAATGAATGGGTAGAAGTTGGAATACGTTCATTTAATGACATGAAAAAAGCTTTACTAGATAATGATTTTACAAAAATAGGTGAAATAATGGAATACAATACGATGTTTATGCATAAGACAATGAAAACTGCAAATCCACCTTTTACTTATTTGACAAATGAAAGTATAGAATGTATTGAATATATTAAAGAGCTTAGAAATAAGGGATATCAAATATATTTTACCACAGATGCAGGGCCTAATGTAAAAGTATTGTACTTAAAAGAAGATGAAGAAAAAATTATTAATAAATTAAAAGAAAAATATAAAGATAAAGTAATAGAGTGTTGA
- the mvk gene encoding mevalonate kinase, with translation MSAHAKVILFGEHSVVYGKKAIAMPLYDLSISVKIVKEYIEENEHVKFIKEYIMNKYNMPEFFIRINSTIPISKGLGSSAALALAIAREVKKINDNIDIYDVVLESEKKAHKNPSGIDSTVVSGKNSIIFEKTKGITNIDISLNAYLVIFDSNISGSTKVAVEHVKNTGRMDIIEKLGDISERAIKYICEKNIYEIGKLFNKSQKLLKELGLSNNYIDYMIKNINYHSLGAKITGSGMGGCVIALCENSKKVSQLLKQMSKKGVKLVCVAKI, from the coding sequence ATGAGTGCACACGCTAAAGTCATTTTATTTGGAGAGCATAGTGTTGTATATGGTAAAAAAGCAATTGCTATGCCTTTATATGATTTAAGTATAAGTGTTAAAATAGTTAAAGAATATATAGAAGAAAACGAGCATGTTAAGTTTATAAAAGAATACATAATGAATAAATACAATATGCCGGAGTTTTTTATTAGAATAAACTCAACTATACCTATTTCAAAAGGCTTAGGTTCAAGTGCTGCACTTGCACTTGCAATAGCAAGAGAAGTAAAAAAAATAAATGATAATATAGATATTTATGATGTAGTTCTTGAATCTGAAAAAAAGGCACATAAAAATCCAAGTGGAATTGACAGTACAGTTGTTTCAGGAAAAAATAGTATAATTTTTGAAAAAACTAAAGGAATAACAAACATAGATATTTCATTGAACGCTTATTTGGTAATTTTTGATAGCAATATAAGTGGAAGTACAAAAGTAGCAGTAGAACATGTAAAAAATACAGGAAGAATGGATATTATTGAAAAGTTGGGAGATATAAGTGAAAGAGCTATAAAATATATATGTGAAAAAAATATATATGAAATAGGAAAACTTTTTAATAAGTCACAAAAGTTATTAAAAGAGTTAGGACTTAGTAACAATTATATAGATTATATGATAAAAAATATAAATTATCATAGCTTAGGTGCTAAAATTACAGGATCAGGAATGGGTGGTTGTGTTATAGCACTTTGTGAAAACAGTAAAAAAGTTTCACAGCTTTTAAAACAAATGAGTAAAAAGGGAGTTAAATTGGTATGTGTTGCAAAGATATGA